A DNA window from Thalassospiraceae bacterium LMO-JJ14 contains the following coding sequences:
- a CDS encoding YtoQ family protein encodes MSDIWTVYLSGEIHSDWRERIADGVKAAGLPVELVSPVTVHEDSDDCGVAVFGAESDKFWHDRKGAQLNAIRTQTLLKNADIAIIRFGEKYKQWNAAFDAGYAAALDIPYITLHPAEHDHALKEVDGAANGVAREPEQVVAALAYIILGEMPKAEASKSAAE; translated from the coding sequence ATGAGCGACATCTGGACTGTCTATCTTTCCGGCGAAATCCATTCCGACTGGCGCGAGCGCATCGCGGACGGCGTCAAGGCTGCCGGGCTGCCGGTCGAGTTGGTGTCGCCGGTGACGGTGCACGAGGATTCCGACGACTGCGGTGTTGCCGTGTTCGGTGCGGAAAGCGACAAGTTCTGGCACGACCGCAAGGGCGCACAACTGAACGCGATCCGCACGCAGACGCTGCTGAAGAACGCCGATATCGCGATCATCCGCTTTGGCGAGAAATACAAGCAGTGGAATGCCGCCTTCGATGCCGGCTATGCGGCGGCGCTGGATATCCCGTACATCACGTTGCACCCGGCGGAGCACGATCACGCCTTGAAGGAAGTCGACGGCGCTGCCAACGGTGTGGCGCGCGAACCGGAACAGGTCGTCGCCGCGCTGGCCTATATCATTCTGGGTGAGATGCCGAAGGCCGAAGCCAGCAAGTCGGCGGCGGAGTAA
- the obgE gene encoding GTPase ObgE, protein MKFLDEAKIFLKSGDGGNGCVSFRREKYVEYGGPDGGDGGRGGSVVFECASDLNTLIDFRYKQHFKAARGTDGMGKNRFGANGKPLVIKVPPGTQIFDVDKETLLADITRPGQKIVFLKGGNGGFGNTHFKSSTNQAPRRANPGLEGEERWVWLRLKLIADAGLIGLPNAGKSTFLAACTRAHPKIADYPFTTLHPNLGVVAVEDRTFVLADIPGLIEGASEGAGLGTRFLGHVERCRVLLHLVDGTQDDVADAYHTVRGELEAYGGGLVDKTEIVALNKIDALDTETIDARRKELEEACGKTVHAISGVAGMGVRELTFELEREILSDRAREAAEESDEVDEGYQP, encoded by the coding sequence ATGAAGTTTCTCGACGAAGCCAAGATATTTCTGAAAAGCGGCGATGGCGGCAACGGCTGCGTCAGTTTCCGCCGCGAGAAATATGTCGAATACGGCGGCCCTGACGGCGGCGACGGCGGACGCGGCGGCAGTGTCGTGTTCGAGTGCGCGTCCGATCTCAACACCCTGATCGATTTCCGCTACAAGCAGCATTTCAAGGCGGCACGTGGCACCGATGGTATGGGTAAGAACCGGTTTGGTGCGAACGGCAAGCCGCTGGTTATCAAGGTGCCGCCCGGCACGCAGATTTTCGACGTGGACAAGGAAACCCTGCTGGCCGACATTACCCGGCCGGGACAGAAGATTGTGTTCCTGAAGGGCGGTAACGGCGGTTTCGGTAACACGCATTTCAAGTCGTCGACCAATCAGGCGCCCCGCCGCGCCAATCCGGGGCTGGAGGGCGAGGAGCGCTGGGTCTGGCTGCGCCTCAAGCTGATCGCCGATGCCGGCCTGATCGGCCTGCCCAACGCCGGCAAGTCGACGTTTTTGGCTGCCTGCACCCGCGCACACCCTAAGATCGCCGATTATCCGTTTACGACGCTGCACCCGAATCTCGGCGTCGTCGCGGTTGAGGACCGGACCTTCGTGCTGGCCGACATTCCCGGTCTCATCGAAGGTGCCAGTGAAGGCGCCGGTCTGGGCACCCGTTTCCTGGGCCATGTGGAACGCTGCCGGGTCCTGTTGCACCTGGTTGACGGTACGCAGGATGACGTTGCCGATGCGTACCATACCGTTCGCGGCGAACTGGAAGCCTATGGCGGTGGTCTGGTGGACAAGACCGAAATCGTCGCGCTCAACAAGATCGATGCGCTGGATACGGAAACCATCGACGCACGCCGCAAGGAACTCGAAGAGGCCTGTGGCAAGACCGTGCATGCGATTTCCGGCGTCGCCGGGATGGGTGTGCGGGAACTGACGTTCGAACTGGAACGCGAGATACTCTCCGACCGGGCACGTGAAGCAGCGGAAGAAAGCGACGAGGTGGACGAGGGCTATCAGCCATGA
- a CDS encoding ATP-binding cassette domain-containing protein: MVEHEARHDGLELIDVVREFPIRQGIFGRPKSLKAVNGISLSLKKGEVLGLVGESGCGKSTLAKILLGLMSPTRGEVLLDGEPISRQSPLEISRRIQPVFQNPYASLNPRKRISEIVEFPLKIHGIGTAEERRRRVAEILERTGLSPALANNYPSQLSGGQRQRVAVARALVIQPDIVILDEPTSALDVSVQAQILNLLLDLREEFNLTYMMISHDLAVIEYLATKVAVMYLGSIVEEATTSEIFKNPRHPYTQALLGSVLTPDPKLGMPDVELGAGFPNPLNPPSGCAFHPRCSQVMETCRVSAPLEHMDGTTTVACHLFDTDNKSAVRT, from the coding sequence ATGGTTGAGCACGAAGCAAGGCACGACGGTCTGGAGTTGATCGACGTCGTCCGGGAGTTCCCGATACGGCAGGGGATTTTCGGCCGGCCCAAATCGTTGAAAGCCGTGAACGGTATCTCGTTGTCCCTGAAAAAAGGGGAAGTTCTCGGCCTCGTCGGAGAATCCGGTTGCGGGAAAAGCACGCTGGCTAAAATTCTGCTCGGCCTTATGTCGCCGACGCGCGGCGAGGTGCTACTTGATGGGGAACCCATTTCCAGGCAAAGCCCATTGGAGATTTCGCGCCGCATTCAGCCGGTTTTTCAGAATCCTTACGCTTCGCTGAACCCGCGTAAGCGCATATCCGAGATCGTCGAGTTTCCGCTGAAGATTCATGGTATCGGAACAGCCGAAGAGCGACGCAGGCGCGTCGCCGAAATCCTAGAGCGAACCGGGTTGTCGCCGGCATTGGCGAACAATTATCCGAGCCAGCTATCGGGGGGGCAGCGCCAGCGTGTCGCTGTCGCCCGTGCGCTTGTGATACAGCCGGATATCGTGATTCTGGACGAGCCGACGTCCGCGCTCGATGTGTCCGTGCAGGCGCAAATTCTAAACCTGCTGCTGGATCTGCGCGAGGAGTTCAACCTCACCTACATGATGATCAGCCATGACCTGGCGGTGATTGAGTACCTTGCGACCAAGGTGGCCGTCATGTACCTGGGATCGATCGTCGAAGAGGCGACGACGAGCGAAATATTCAAGAATCCCCGCCATCCTTATACCCAGGCCTTGCTTGGCTCGGTCCTTACGCCTGATCCGAAGCTTGGCATGCCCGACGTCGAGCTGGGCGCCGGTTTCCCCAATCCCCTCAATCCACCCAGCGGATGCGCATTTCATCCGAGGTGCTCTCAAGTCATGGAGACATGCCGGGTATCGGCGCCCCTTGAGCACATGGACGGCACTACCACGGTCGCATGCCACTTGTTCGATACCGACAACAAATCTGCTGTCAGGACGTGA
- a CDS encoding FAD-dependent oxidoreductase, whose protein sequence is MLGAGIVGLLTAYNLSEKGYRVTIVDEASAPANGCSYGNAGIIAVGHAKAWAGPETPRLMLNALLGRDPAVKVAAIPDWNLVQWGAAFLGNCSGAAQHRNSERMRRLSLYSRELLRGLDAELAIDYHQQHEGVFYIFRDTARFEEHVSVSEDGPDSSQFRTLSAADIGRMEPALSYLGDGIAGGFYSSVDSSGDCYMFAQELARRLVQRGNVTFRFGQHVSGFNIRNGAVESVTTQEGLVSCDGVAVALGTGARRLLRTLGVNTRIYPVKGYSATYPVRDPKRLPDRPFIDETELVAVSRFGQRLRITGMAEFDRGRSRMVPGRCDVLDAYAKRTFGSAIDIGDGQYWAGSRPSTPQGPPFLGAVKGYDNLWVNAGHGQLGWTMAAGAGRVVADLVAGKTPEIANVSAEAEWLISV, encoded by the coding sequence GTGCTCGGTGCCGGGATTGTGGGCCTGTTGACGGCCTACAATCTCTCCGAAAAAGGATATCGCGTCACGATCGTTGACGAGGCGTCGGCGCCGGCTAATGGCTGCAGTTACGGCAACGCCGGTATTATCGCCGTCGGTCACGCGAAGGCGTGGGCGGGCCCCGAAACACCCCGGCTGATGCTGAATGCTTTGCTCGGTCGTGATCCGGCGGTGAAGGTGGCGGCGATCCCCGACTGGAATTTGGTTCAGTGGGGCGCCGCCTTCCTTGGGAATTGCAGCGGCGCAGCACAACACCGCAACTCCGAGCGCATGAGGCGCCTCAGTCTCTACAGTCGCGAACTGCTTCGTGGTTTGGATGCGGAACTGGCAATCGATTACCACCAGCAACATGAAGGCGTTTTCTACATCTTTCGCGATACTGCTCGTTTCGAGGAACATGTTTCCGTTTCCGAGGACGGTCCGGATAGCAGTCAATTCCGTACGCTTTCTGCCGCGGATATCGGGCGAATGGAACCGGCATTGTCGTATCTCGGCGATGGAATCGCCGGCGGGTTTTACTCGTCGGTCGATTCTAGCGGCGACTGTTACATGTTCGCCCAAGAGTTGGCGCGGAGGTTGGTTCAACGTGGCAATGTCACATTCAGGTTCGGTCAACACGTCTCGGGGTTCAATATCCGGAATGGTGCTGTCGAGTCCGTCACGACGCAGGAAGGCTTAGTTTCGTGTGACGGTGTTGCGGTCGCCTTGGGAACGGGGGCGCGACGGCTGCTGCGGACACTAGGTGTGAACACCCGGATTTATCCCGTCAAAGGGTATTCCGCGACGTACCCGGTACGGGATCCGAAGCGATTGCCGGACCGGCCGTTTATCGACGAAACCGAACTCGTCGCCGTATCCCGCTTCGGGCAGCGGTTGCGCATAACAGGGATGGCGGAGTTCGACCGTGGGCGCTCACGAATGGTGCCTGGCCGTTGCGATGTTCTCGACGCGTATGCAAAGCGGACATTCGGCAGCGCGATCGACATCGGTGATGGCCAGTACTGGGCGGGCAGTCGTCCATCCACGCCGCAGGGGCCGCCGTTCCTCGGCGCCGTAAAGGGTTATGACAATCTTTGGGTCAATGCCGGTCATGGACAACTTGGCTGGACCATGGCGGCTGGTGCAGGGCGGGTTGTTGCTGATCTTGTGGCGGGGAAAACCCCGGAAATAGCAAATGTTTCGGCTGAAGCCGAATGGTTGATCAGCGTTTGA
- the rpmA gene encoding 50S ribosomal protein L27: MAHKKAGGSSRNGRDSAGRRLGVKKFGGQVVIPGNIIIRQRGTKVHPGDGVGIGRDHTIFATAEGEVKFKKTTGGKTVVSVLPPAS; this comes from the coding sequence ATGGCACATAAAAAAGCAGGCGGTAGTTCCCGCAACGGTCGCGACTCAGCCGGTCGCCGTCTCGGCGTCAAGAAATTCGGCGGTCAGGTCGTGATCCCCGGCAATATCATCATTCGTCAGCGCGGCACCAAGGTTCACCCGGGTGACGGCGTCGGCATCGGGCGCGATCATACGATCTTTGCGACCGCCGAAGGCGAAGTGAAGTTCAAGAAAACGACCGGCGGCAAGACCGTCGTGTCGGTGCTGCCGCCGGCGAGCTAA
- the proB gene encoding glutamate 5-kinase, which yields MSAIENAKRIVIKIGSQLLVDPDTGHVHKRWLETLAEDIAALRADGREIAIVSSGAIAVGRRYLGLPTGKLMLPEQQASAATGMVRLAHAYQDVLGKHDLTVAQVLLTLDDSENRRRYINARNTLTELLRLGAVPLINENDTVATDEIRFGDNDRLAARVASMISADLLIMLSDIDGLYTANPQVDPQAVFVPEVHGQITSEIEKMAGVQLSGDSRGGMVTKIAAAKIATGAGTTAMITLGKGFNPLQRIRDGARCTVFIPDANPRTARKEWIAGSLKPTGKLHVDSGALKALKSGKSLLPAGVKRIEGKFERGDAVAVIDPDGRQVARGLVAYHHDEAAHIAGHKTGEIEEILGYRGRDEMIHRDDLVLI from the coding sequence ATGAGCGCCATCGAAAACGCCAAGCGCATCGTTATCAAGATCGGCTCGCAGCTTCTTGTCGACCCGGATACCGGTCACGTGCACAAACGCTGGCTGGAAACCCTGGCCGAAGATATTGCCGCTCTCCGCGCCGATGGCCGGGAGATCGCCATTGTCTCGTCGGGCGCCATTGCGGTCGGGCGGCGGTATCTGGGATTGCCGACAGGTAAGCTGATGCTGCCGGAGCAGCAGGCGTCGGCGGCGACCGGGATGGTGCGACTCGCGCATGCCTATCAGGACGTTCTCGGAAAACATGATCTGACCGTCGCGCAGGTTCTCCTCACGCTGGACGACTCCGAAAACCGGCGCCGTTATATCAATGCCCGCAATACCCTGACCGAGCTTTTGCGTCTCGGCGCGGTGCCGCTGATCAACGAAAACGATACCGTGGCGACCGATGAAATCCGCTTCGGCGACAACGACCGGCTGGCGGCACGCGTGGCGTCGATGATTTCCGCCGATCTGCTGATCATGCTGTCGGATATCGACGGGCTTTATACGGCCAACCCGCAGGTCGACCCCCAGGCGGTGTTCGTGCCTGAAGTGCATGGCCAGATCACATCCGAGATCGAGAAGATGGCCGGTGTTCAGCTATCGGGGGATTCGCGCGGCGGCATGGTGACCAAGATCGCCGCCGCGAAGATCGCCACCGGGGCCGGAACCACGGCGATGATCACGCTGGGCAAGGGCTTCAATCCTTTGCAGCGGATTCGGGACGGCGCGCGCTGTACGGTGTTCATCCCGGACGCCAACCCGAGGACGGCGCGCAAGGAATGGATCGCCGGATCGCTCAAACCCACCGGCAAGCTGCATGTCGATAGCGGTGCCCTGAAGGCCCTCAAGAGCGGCAAGAGTCTGTTGCCCGCAGGCGTCAAGCGGATCGAAGGCAAGTTTGAACGGGGTGATGCCGTGGCTGTGATCGATCCGGACGGTCGCCAAGTTGCGCGCGGACTGGTCGCCTATCACCATGACGAGGCGGCGCACATCGCCGGACACAAGACCGGTGAAATCGAAGAGATTTTGGGCTATCGTGGCCGTGACGAGATGATCCACCGCGATGATCTCGTCCTGATTTGA
- a CDS encoding nicotinate-nucleotide adenylyltransferase, which produces MPSDYRRVGLLGGSFNPAHDGHLYISEQALKLLGLDEVWWLVSPQNPLKSADGMAAFEKRMAAAEKVAAANPRIHVSDAEARLGTRYTADTLAQLTDIQGQHRFVWLMGADNLLQIHHWRSWSRIFRIVPVAVFGRPGYSLRATSSVAARRFARDRWPQEAAKRLVDAELPAWVFLRIRENPLSASRIRAEGGF; this is translated from the coding sequence CTGCCTTCTGATTATCGCCGCGTCGGTCTTTTAGGGGGGTCTTTCAACCCGGCCCACGACGGACACTTATATATAAGTGAACAAGCGCTGAAGCTTCTCGGCCTGGACGAGGTGTGGTGGCTGGTCTCGCCGCAGAACCCGCTGAAATCCGCCGACGGCATGGCCGCGTTCGAAAAGCGCATGGCGGCTGCCGAAAAGGTTGCCGCCGCCAATCCCCGTATTCATGTCAGCGATGCCGAAGCGAGGCTCGGCACCCGATACACGGCCGACACGCTGGCACAGTTGACGGATATCCAGGGACAGCACCGCTTCGTCTGGCTGATGGGCGCGGACAATCTGTTGCAGATTCACCACTGGCGGAGCTGGTCACGAATTTTTCGCATTGTCCCAGTTGCAGTATTTGGCCGTCCGGGATACTCTTTAAGGGCTACATCTAGTGTAGCAGCCCGACGTTTTGCGCGGGACCGGTGGCCCCAAGAAGCGGCAAAGCGTCTGGTGGATGCGGAATTGCCGGCTTGGGTATTTCTTAGAATTCGTGAAAACCCATTATCGGCCAGCCGGATCCGGGCTGAAGGCGGATTTTGA
- a CDS encoding ornithine cyclodeaminase family protein yields MKVLDLEHTRNALPYASLIAALEEGFMSEYDAPLRHHHFLENKDEPDSVLLLMPAWQRDGFGGVKLVNVVPGNNHRSLAAISSSYVLFDRKTGQHLMIVDGGELTARRTAAASALAAKRLARPDSRTLLVVGAGRVARNVPAAFKAALPIERVMVFNRNFDKAAALVQDLQNDGFDAEAVSELEAGVKRADIISCATLSREPIVKGDWLKSGQHLDLIGSFTPEMRESDDDAVRRADVYIDTPHALVEGGDITIPMSAGVLKESQIKGVLSDMCRTGDRGRTCAEQITMFKSVGSAIEDLAAAKLAYATALSD; encoded by the coding sequence ATGAAGGTGCTCGATCTCGAACACACACGAAATGCGCTTCCATATGCCAGCCTGATTGCCGCGTTGGAAGAGGGATTCATGTCGGAGTACGATGCGCCGTTGCGTCATCATCACTTTCTCGAGAACAAGGACGAGCCGGATTCGGTGCTGTTGCTGATGCCAGCTTGGCAACGTGACGGCTTTGGCGGCGTAAAACTGGTTAATGTCGTTCCGGGCAATAACCACCGTAGCCTTGCCGCCATATCGTCCAGTTACGTGCTTTTTGACAGAAAAACCGGACAGCACTTGATGATCGTAGACGGCGGAGAGCTCACCGCACGCCGAACGGCGGCTGCTTCAGCTTTGGCGGCGAAGCGCCTGGCGCGTCCCGACAGCCGGACGCTTCTCGTCGTGGGTGCAGGCCGGGTCGCCCGCAACGTACCGGCGGCGTTCAAGGCGGCGCTGCCGATCGAACGCGTGATGGTGTTCAATCGAAATTTCGACAAGGCGGCAGCCTTGGTTCAGGATCTTCAAAATGACGGTTTCGACGCGGAAGCGGTTTCGGAATTGGAAGCCGGTGTAAAACGTGCCGATATCATCAGTTGTGCGACATTGTCTCGCGAACCGATCGTCAAAGGGGATTGGTTGAAATCCGGACAGCACCTCGACCTGATCGGCAGTTTCACGCCGGAGATGAGGGAATCGGACGATGACGCAGTGCGGCGGGCGGATGTGTATATCGACACCCCCCACGCACTTGTCGAGGGCGGCGATATTACGATCCCGATGTCGGCAGGCGTGCTGAAGGAATCGCAGATAAAGGGGGTATTGTCCGACATGTGCCGCACGGGGGATCGCGGTCGCACGTGCGCGGAGCAAATCACCATGTTCAAGAGCGTCGGTTCCGCGATAGAGGATTTGGCCGCAGCCAAACTCGCATATGCAACGGCATTGTCAGACTAA
- a CDS encoding ABC transporter ATP-binding protein yields the protein MSLLEVKNLTIDLDVPAGALHAIRDVSFEVERGETLCIVGESGCGKSMTALSLMGLLPRVARHVSGEILFDGKDLMRAREEDLEALRGDRIAMIFQEPMTSLNPSFTIGDQMIEGFVQHKKGSTQEAKRRAIELLDKVGISAGEERLKQYPHELSGGLRQRVMIAMSLMCEPELIIADEPTTALDVTVQAQILSTLTKLCKELGLALVVITHDLGVVARIADRVAVMYAGQVVEYAGVDDVFERPEHPYTLGLQRCIPVPGATSSRRLEVIPGRVPSLVGQLTGCSFRNRCLYASQPCTETDIESRDANGNHRYRCLLEPGAARSAQGAQ from the coding sequence ATGTCTCTTCTTGAAGTAAAAAACCTGACGATCGATTTGGACGTGCCGGCCGGCGCGCTACATGCGATCCGTGATGTGTCTTTTGAGGTCGAGCGCGGCGAGACGCTGTGCATTGTCGGTGAGTCAGGGTGTGGAAAATCCATGACTGCCCTGTCGCTGATGGGGTTGCTGCCAAGGGTCGCCAGACACGTCTCCGGAGAAATTCTTTTTGACGGAAAGGACCTGATGAGAGCCCGCGAGGAAGATTTGGAGGCTCTACGCGGAGACCGTATCGCGATGATCTTTCAAGAGCCGATGACCAGTCTGAACCCATCTTTCACGATCGGCGATCAGATGATCGAAGGGTTCGTCCAGCATAAGAAGGGATCGACCCAGGAAGCCAAGCGGCGCGCTATCGAGTTGTTGGACAAGGTCGGCATCAGTGCCGGTGAAGAACGCCTTAAACAGTATCCACATGAACTTTCGGGCGGCCTTCGCCAACGGGTGATGATCGCCATGTCACTCATGTGCGAGCCCGAGTTGATCATCGCCGACGAACCGACGACGGCGCTCGACGTGACAGTTCAGGCACAAATTCTTTCTACACTGACCAAACTTTGCAAGGAGCTCGGCCTGGCGCTCGTGGTTATCACGCATGACCTCGGCGTGGTTGCGCGTATCGCCGATCGTGTCGCCGTAATGTATGCGGGGCAGGTTGTGGAGTATGCCGGCGTGGACGATGTGTTCGAACGTCCGGAGCACCCGTACACACTCGGGCTTCAAAGATGCATACCGGTCCCCGGAGCAACTTCGTCACGACGCCTGGAGGTTATCCCCGGTCGTGTGCCGAGTTTGGTCGGGCAGTTGACGGGGTGCAGTTTTCGAAACAGATGTCTCTACGCCAGCCAGCCGTGCACCGAAACGGATATCGAGAGCCGAGACGCCAACGGCAATCATCGATATCGATGTCTGCTCGAGCCTGGTGCAGCCCGGTCGGCACAGGGGGCCCAATAA
- a CDS encoding dipeptidase translates to MANTDPAKLHDDAVIIDAVCPLLMEKEYVDWYIEGGLTTIAPTVGGFDPTIQTLKTLGAWLEFIKNRDDLILVRKASDVVDAKKQGKLGIVLHFQGTEPIEDSVDLVNVYKTLGVGIIQLAYNVKNRIGDGAQERTDCGLSHFGVNFIKRCNEQRVIVDCSHTGYRTTMEAIELSEQPVVFSHANSKAVYASQRNIQDDQIKAVADTGGVVGIVGFPAFVSDSPRPTLDQFIAHIDHTAEVAGIDHVALGIDYYTGQDPVVDPVTAKAKYDKTIAAGRWRSDAYPPPPHYYPEGIETPRTLSALTARLLERGYSETDVRKILGENWLRVYRDVWGD, encoded by the coding sequence ATGGCGAATACAGATCCGGCTAAACTTCATGATGATGCCGTCATCATCGATGCGGTTTGTCCGTTGTTGATGGAGAAGGAATACGTCGACTGGTACATCGAAGGGGGCCTGACGACCATCGCGCCGACGGTCGGTGGCTTCGATCCGACGATCCAGACCCTCAAGACCCTTGGCGCATGGCTCGAGTTCATCAAAAACCGCGATGATTTGATCCTGGTGCGCAAAGCATCGGATGTTGTCGATGCGAAAAAGCAGGGTAAGCTCGGCATCGTTCTCCATTTTCAGGGCACGGAACCGATCGAGGACAGTGTCGACCTGGTGAACGTCTACAAGACGCTCGGCGTGGGCATCATCCAGTTGGCCTATAACGTCAAAAACAGGATCGGCGACGGAGCGCAGGAGCGCACCGACTGCGGGCTCAGTCATTTCGGCGTCAACTTCATCAAGCGTTGCAATGAACAGCGCGTCATCGTCGATTGCTCGCACACTGGATATCGCACGACGATGGAGGCCATTGAGCTCTCGGAGCAACCGGTCGTGTTCTCGCATGCCAACTCGAAAGCCGTGTATGCATCGCAGCGGAACATTCAAGACGATCAGATCAAGGCCGTCGCTGATACGGGTGGTGTCGTCGGTATCGTCGGTTTCCCGGCATTCGTTTCCGACTCGCCGCGGCCGACCCTTGATCAGTTCATCGCACATATCGATCACACGGCCGAAGTCGCGGGCATCGACCATGTTGCACTCGGCATCGATTATTACACCGGTCAGGATCCTGTCGTCGATCCCGTCACGGCCAAAGCGAAATACGACAAGACCATCGCCGCGGGCCGGTGGCGCTCGGATGCTTATCCGCCGCCGCCGCACTATTACCCGGAAGGTATTGAAACGCCGCGCACGTTGTCTGCTCTGACCGCGCGTCTGCTTGAGCGCGGCTATTCTGAGACGGACGTTCGTAAGATTCTCGGTGAAAACTGGCTTCGCGTTTATCGCGACGTCTGGGGTGATTAG
- a CDS encoding glutamate-5-semialdehyde dehydrogenase, translating into MDGQANIAALMRDIGENAREAASVLAVTPTDAKNTALKEMAASLRRRANHILSENAKDIKAGEDKGLSGAMLDRLLLSEDRIDGVAKGLEAIAELNDPVGAIESAWDRPNGLHIERVRVPLGVIGVIYESRPNVTADAGGLCLKAGNAAILRGGSESYHSSHAIMESLSEGLVAAGLPEHAIQLVPTTDRAAVGEMLRMTDYIDVIVPRGGKSLIQRVSDESKVPLFKHLEGICHTYVHAAADPKMARDIVVNAKMRRTGICGATENLLIDRAVAPDLLTDIVDGLVDAGCEVRGDADSCNLDARIAKASDDDWDTEYLDSIIAVKLVDGVGDAVKFIRDHGSAHTEAIVTNDAQAAETFLNNVDSAIVMWNASTQFADGGEFGMGAEIGISTGKLHARGPVGVEQLTSMKYKVRGTGQTRP; encoded by the coding sequence ATGGACGGACAGGCGAATATTGCAGCATTGATGCGTGACATCGGCGAGAATGCCAGGGAAGCCGCGAGCGTGCTTGCTGTTACGCCAACCGATGCCAAGAACACGGCGCTCAAGGAAATGGCGGCCAGTCTGCGCCGCCGCGCCAACCATATTCTTTCCGAGAACGCGAAGGACATCAAAGCGGGCGAGGACAAGGGGCTGTCGGGTGCCATGCTCGACCGTCTATTACTGAGCGAGGACCGCATCGATGGTGTCGCCAAGGGGCTGGAAGCGATTGCCGAACTGAACGACCCGGTCGGCGCTATCGAAAGCGCCTGGGACCGTCCCAACGGCTTGCATATCGAACGTGTGCGTGTGCCGCTCGGTGTGATCGGCGTGATCTACGAAAGCCGCCCCAACGTTACGGCGGATGCGGGCGGGCTGTGCCTCAAGGCCGGCAACGCGGCAATCCTGCGCGGCGGCTCTGAAAGCTATCATTCGAGCCACGCGATCATGGAAAGCCTGAGCGAAGGGCTGGTCGCCGCCGGTCTGCCGGAACACGCCATTCAACTGGTGCCGACCACGGACCGCGCCGCCGTCGGCGAGATGCTGCGCATGACGGACTATATCGACGTCATCGTGCCGCGCGGTGGCAAGTCGCTGATCCAGCGGGTCTCGGACGAGAGCAAGGTGCCGCTGTTCAAGCATCTGGAAGGCATCTGCCATACCTATGTGCATGCCGCCGCCGACCCGAAAATGGCGCGCGACATCGTGGTGAATGCCAAGATGCGCCGGACCGGTATTTGCGGCGCGACGGAAAACCTGCTGATCGACCGGGCGGTCGCTCCGGACCTGCTGACGGATATTGTCGACGGTCTTGTCGATGCCGGATGCGAAGTGCGCGGCGACGCGGATAGCTGCAATCTGGATGCGCGTATCGCCAAGGCGTCGGACGACGACTGGGACACGGAATACCTCGACAGCATCATTGCCGTGAAACTGGTCGACGGTGTCGGCGACGCGGTCAAATTCATCCGCGATCACGGCTCGGCGCATACCGAGGCGATCGTCACGAACGACGCCCAGGCGGCGGAAACCTTCCTGAACAACGTCGACAGCGCCATCGTCATGTGGAATGCCTCGACCCAGTTCGCCGACGGCGGCGAGTTCGGCATGGGCGCGGAAATCGGCATCTCGACCGGCAAGCTGCATGCGCGCGGCCCGGTCGGCGTCGAACAGCTCACGTCCATGAAATACAAGGTGCGCGGCACCGGACAGACGCGGCCGTGA